A window of the Nyctibius grandis isolate bNycGra1 chromosome 9, bNycGra1.pri, whole genome shotgun sequence genome harbors these coding sequences:
- the RPL37A gene encoding large ribosomal subunit protein eL43 isoform X3 — MAKRTKKVGIVGKYGTRYGASLRKMVKKIEISQHAKYTCSFCGKTKMKRKAVGIWHCGSCMKTVAGGAWTYNTTSAVTVKSAIRRLKELKDQ, encoded by the exons GCTAAGCGCACCAAGAAGGTTGGGATTGTGGGTAAATATGGTACCCGTTACGGTGCGTCCCTTAGGAAAATGGTGAAGAAGATTGAAATTAGCCAGCATGCCAAGTACACCTGCTCCTTCTGTGGCAAG ACCAAAATGAAGAGGAAGGCTGTGGGTATCTGGCACTGTGGATCCTGCATGAAGACAGTTGCTGGTGGTGCCTGGACTTACAA TACCACCTCTGCAGTGACAGTCAAATCTGCGATCAGAAGATTGAAGGAATTGAAGGACCAGTAG
- the RPL37A gene encoding large ribosomal subunit protein eL43 isoform X1 — translation MAKRTKKVGIVGKYGTRYGASLRKMVKKIEISQHAKYTCSFCGKTKMKRKAVGIWHCGSCMKTVAGGAWTYNTTSAVTVKSAIRRLKELKDQ, via the exons ATG GCTAAGCGCACCAAGAAGGTTGGGATTGTGGGTAAATATGGTACCCGTTACGGTGCGTCCCTTAGGAAAATGGTGAAGAAGATTGAAATTAGCCAGCATGCCAAGTACACCTGCTCCTTCTGTGGCAAG ACCAAAATGAAGAGGAAGGCTGTGGGTATCTGGCACTGTGGATCCTGCATGAAGACAGTTGCTGGTGGTGCCTGGACTTACAA TACCACCTCTGCAGTGACAGTCAAATCTGCGATCAGAAGATTGAAGGAATTGAAGGACCAGTAG